CCCTCGCCCCCGGGCCCCTTGGCCGCAGGTGGGGAACTACAAGCGGACAGTGAAGAGGATTGACGACGGGCACCGGCTCTGCAACGACCTCATGAGCTGCCTGCAGGAGCGCGCCAAGATCGAGAAGGGCTATGCACAGCAACTCACCGACTGGGCCCGGCGCTGGCGCCAGATCATCGAGAAAGGTGCTTCCCGTCCCTTGGCCGGAGAGGTGCTGTTCCTCCCTGACCCCCGCCCCAGAAAGGTACCTCTCCCCCCGCATCCCCTTGGAAAAGTGCTCCTTCTCAATTCCTGGTAAAGTGTTCTTCCCTCCTGGAaaggcccccctcccacccaaagctgcttctccctttgctccccttaTCCCTCCCCCAATCCCATGCTGTCCTCCCCACCATCACAAGAAACTTTGCACTCCTGTCCCAATGTGACCCACCACCCTCCATGCCCCTGTGCCCAAGGGGCCAGCACGACTGCGATGGAGACGCGTGGGGAGACCATCGAGAGGGCCAAGGGGGACGGTGCCTGCCCTCCTGCTCTGCTCAGCCTGGAACTGGGAGGCGGGGGCCCAGGAGCCAAGACTCCCGTGTCCCCGGCACCCACAGGCCCTCAATATGGCAGCCTGGAGCGGGCGTGGGGCGCGATGATGACGGAGGCAGACAAGGTGAGTGAGCTGCACCAGGAGGTGAAGAACAGCCTGCTGAGCGATGCCCTGGAGAAGGTCCGCGCCTGGCAGAAGGAGGCTTATCACAAGCAGATCATGGGCGGCTTCAAGGAGACCAAGGAGGCCGAAGACGGCTTCCGGCGGGCACAGAAGCCCTGGGCCAAGAAGATGAAGGAGgtatggggcggagggagggcacggcggggcgaggggtgggaggggccggCTCCCCCACACCCCTGACCAGGCCTGGctcggtccccctccccgcctggcAGCTGGAGGCGGCGAAGAAGGCGTACCACCTGGCCTGCAAGGAGGAGAAGCTGGCCGTGACCCGTGAGGCCAGCAGCCGGGCGGAGGCGTCGGTGGCCGGGGACCAGCAGAGGAAACTGCAGGACAAGGTGGACAAGTGCAAGCAGGACGTGCAGAAGGTCTGAACCTGGCATGGGGACCCCTGGgaagggccgggggtcgggggaggagaatCGGGTGCAGATTCCGGGGTGACCGTTGGGCGACAAGAGAACAGGTGGgtggggcagaggtggaggggagccCTGGTCGGGATCCCGGACCGGGGACAGGAAGAATAGGAGAATCGGGAGGGATGAGAGACGtgccgccctctccccccgccccctccaccacacaccctccccggccccctggccCGAAGACCCAGGAGCGGTACGAGAAGGTCCTGGACGAGGTGAGCAAGGTGACCCCGGCGTATACGGAGGGCATGGAGCAGGTGTTCGAGCAGTGCCAGCAGTTCGAGGAGAAGCGGCTGATGTTCCTGAAGGACGTCCTGCTGGACATCAAGCGCCATCTCAACCTGGCCGAAAACAGCAGGTACCTGAGACTACCAGGGACAATGGGGGCAtcgggggcaagggggagaacTGTGGGCAGTCAATCCCAAACCTCTAACTTTcctaaccccaaccccaaccctacACAAGCCCTTTACCCTATATCCTGTCCTAACCCTAAAACCTGACCCCTAATCCTACCCTAACCTCAGACTGGGTCCCGGACTATGACCCCCAACTCCCAAACTCTAAACCTTGAcctcagtaaaaataataataataataatatttgttaagcgcttactatatgtcaagcacttgttctaagcaccagggtggatacaagctaatcaagttggacacagtcccggtcccacgtggggctcgcggtcttaatccccatgtcacagatgagggagctgaggcccagagaagtgaagtgacttgctcacagtcacacagctgatgtggcagagcagggattcgaaccaatgacctctgactcccaagcccgggctctttccactgagtcatgctaataataataataatatttgttgagtgcttactaagagaagtggcatggtttagcggcaagaccacaggcttgggagtcagaggtcacgggttcgaattccggctccgccgctcgtcagctgtgtgactttgggcaagtcacttaacctctctgtgcctcggtttcctcat
This sequence is a window from Ornithorhynchus anatinus isolate Pmale09 chromosome 7, mOrnAna1.pri.v4, whole genome shotgun sequence. Protein-coding genes within it:
- the PACSIN1 gene encoding protein kinase C and casein kinase substrate in neurons protein 1 — translated: MSPSALLAATECPSGPLTPGTMSGSYEEATPGLEETTDSFWEVGNYKRTVKRIDDGHRLCNDLMSCLQERAKIEKGYAQQLTDWARRWRQIIEKGPQYGSLERAWGAMMTEADKVSELHQEVKNSLLSDALEKVRAWQKEAYHKQIMGGFKETKEAEDGFRRAQKPWAKKMKELEAAKKAYHLACKEEKLAVTREASSRAEASVAGDQQRKLQDKVDKCKQDVQKTQERYEKVLDEVSKVTPAYTEGMEQVFEQCQQFEEKRLMFLKDVLLDIKRHLNLAENSSYILVYRELEQTIRAADAQEDLRWFRSTSGPGMAMNWPQFEDWNPELTHTVPKKEKVAKKNEGVSLTNATAGVESAAQAGDRGSVSSYERGQPYAAEWSDDEGANPFGAGEANGGANPFEDDVKGVRVRALYDYDGQEQDELSFKAGDELTKLGEEDEQGWCRGRLDSGQLGLYPANYVESI